In Mercurialis annua linkage group LG5, ddMerAnnu1.2, whole genome shotgun sequence, a single genomic region encodes these proteins:
- the LOC126680187 gene encoding VQ motif-containing protein 11 — protein sequence MASASHNQYGSDPTSPNTTFVQADPSTFRTIVQKLTGAPDDSSTQKLPLTHPNRPTAIPGPKRPAFKLQERRQSAKNLQINLNNNTNYTFEQHHNLVQFRQPQQRGFLVSPVSTLDFFGSRVSPRSPCEEYFGAEDEEKCIAEKGFYLHPSPLNTPRGAEPPELLPLFPLCSPREVKVERDDHEDYNDCNSCS from the coding sequence ATGGCTTCTGCTTCTCATAACCAATATGGATCTGACCCAACTTCACCGAACACCACCTTTGTTCAGGCAGACCCTTCAACGTTCCGAACCATAGTTCAGAAACTAACCGGAGCACCCGACGACTCATCAACTCAGAAGCTTCCGTTAACTCACCCGAACCGACCAACCGCCATTCCTGGTCCGAAAAGACCGGCATTTAAGCTTCAAGAAAGAAGACAAAGCGCCAAGAATCTCCAAATAAACCTCAACAACAACACTAACTACACCTTCGAGCAGCATCATAATCTTGTCCAGTTCAGACAGCCGCAGCAACGAGGTTTCTTAGTTTCGCCTGTGTCCACGTTGGATTTCTTTGGTTCTCGGGTGAGCCCTAGATCTCCATGTGAAGAGTATTTTGGAGctgaagatgaagaaaaatgtATTGCTGAGAAAGGGTTTTATTTGCATCCGAGTCCTTTGAATACTCCGAGAGGAGCCGAGCCTCCTGAATTGTTGCCTTTGTTTCCGTTGTGTTCTCCCCGTGAGGTTAAAGTTGAGCGTGATGATCATGAAGATTATAATGATTGTAATTCTTGTTcttga
- the LOC126681386 gene encoding receptor-like protein 9a: MRTGAKITSREDKLIKVCIKLKLSTKNYLCIITWVVGWYSNFQLAKKVQSHPQLSYCCDWDRVTCNATSNHVTAISLNYTTGYPLNFTGIVCTLNLSLFHPFQELVALDLSHNRFYAWSRNGGFERLSSLKKLQVLDLSSNLFNGSILSSVSKLISIKTLILGRNSLTDSLISNELGSLENLEVLDLSYNQFNQTSSLEGLCGLRSLRELGLSYNNFFGHLPPCLGNLTNLQVLDLSFNQFSGSIQHVVSSLTSLKYLFLSGNQFEGLFSFSSLANHTLLEIFELSSGSTMLELETETPLWSPTFQLKVIDLPSANLNVQTRTFPSFLRYQHDLQFIDLSHNRLVGSFPSWILQNNSKLKVLNLMNNSFTGNFELPEVKHGLSYLEISSNNITGQLPEEIGIALVNLIHMNLSKNNFEGNIPSSVGAMEVLLVLDLSNNNLSGIVPASLFSKLTSLDSLVLSNNSFQGDIFPQIVNMPSLIVLDMRNNNFTGNSDPHLLYLPSLVILDISKNKIAGTIYVQLCNLGSLELLDLSQNMFSGSLPSCFNASTLRYLFLQKNTLSGPIPHILSRISNLVTLDLRDNNFSGTIPSWISQFSGLRVLLFGGNALQGHIPPQLCQLRSLNILDLSHNSLYGSIPSCLNNISFGMMEEDDFSSSPVEVAYASPKSYYAYFNASLDMQPPGIPSGGSRI, translated from the exons ATGAGAACGGGAGCAAAAATAACCTCTCGAGAAGATAAACTAATTAAGGTTTGCATCAAACTCAAACTgtcaacaaaaaattatttgtgtATCATTACTTGGGTGGTTGGGTGGTACTCAAATTTCCAACTAGCAAAGAAAGTTCAGTCACATCCCCAACTTAGCT ATTGCTGTGATTGGGATAGAGTTACATGCAATGCCACTTCCAACCATGTCACTGCAATTTCACTCAATTACACAACTGGCTATCCGTTAAATTTTACAGGAATAGTTTGTACTCTGAATCTATCTCTGTTTCATCCTTTTCAAGAACTCGTCGCCCTTGATTTATCTCATAATCGCTTTTATGCCTGGTCGCGTAATGGAG GTTTTGAAAGATTGTCAAGTTTGAAGAAGCTGCAGGTCCTTGATCTTTCTTCTAATCTGTTTAATGGCAGTATCTTATCATCTGTCAGCAAGCTTATATCAATTAAAACTTTGATTCTTGGACGCAACAGTTTAACTGATTCTTTGATTAGTAATG AATTAGGCAGCTTGGAGAATTTAGAAGTGTTGGATTTGAGTTATAATCAATTCAATCAAACTTCATCACTTGAAG GATTGTGCGGATTGAGAAGCCTCCGTGAGTTGGGACTGAGCTATAACAACTTTTTTGGCCATCTTCCTCCCTGCCTCGGAAATCTTACGAACCTCCAAGTTCTTGATCTGTCATTCAATCAGTTCAGTGGGAGCATCCAACATGTTGTCTCTAGCCTGACATCCCTCAAGTACTTGTTTCTTTCCGGTAACCAGTTTGAAGGCTTATTTTCTTTTAGTTCTTTGGCCAACCACACATTACTTGAAATTTTCGAGCTTTCGTCAGGAAGTACAATGTTAGAATTGGAAACAGAAACTCCTCTTTGGTCTCCAACATTTCAACTCAAAGTAATCGACTTGCCTAGTGCCAACCTTAATGTTCAAACTAGAACGTTTCCTAGCTTTCTTCGCTACCAGCATGACTTACAGTTCATTGACCTCTCTCATAATAGGCTAGTAGGATCATTTCCTAGTTGGATCTTGCAGAATAACTCTAAGCTGAAAGTCTTGAATTTGATGAACAACTCATTCACTGGAAATTTTGAGCTGCCTGAGGTCAAACATGGTTTGAGCTATTTGGAAATTTCAAGCAACAACATCACAGGCCAGCTGCCTGAGGAAATTGGTATTGCCCTTGTAAACCTAATTCATATGAACTTGTCAAAGAATAATTTTGAAGGTAATATTCCTTCATCCGTTGGTGCGATGGAAGTACTGCTTGTTCTGGATTTGTCAAATAATAATCTCTCAGGAATAGTTCCAGCAAGTTTGTTTTCCAAACTTACCAGTCTAGACTCACTTGTTTTATCAAACAACTCTTTTCAGGGCGATATTTTTCCACAGATTGTGAACATGCCATCCTTAATTGTGTTAGATATGAGAAACAACAATTTCACAGGGAATTCAGATCCACACCTTTTATACTTACCCTCTCTAGTTATTCTTGACATATCCAAGAACAAGATAGCAGGTACAATTTATGTTCAACTATGTAACCTGGGCAGTCTTGAACTCTTAGACCTGTCACAAAATATGTTTTCCGGATCTCTGCCTTCTTGCTTTAATGCGTCAACGTTGCGATATCTTTTCCTGCAAAAGAACACTCTAAGTGGCCCGATACCACATATTCTATCTAGAATTTCCAATTTGGTAACACTCGACTTGAGGGATAACAACTTTTCAGGAACAATCCCGTCTTGGATCAGTCAGTTTTCTGGGCTGCGTGTGCTGCTATTCGGAGGGAATGCCTTACAAGGCCACATTCCGCCTCAGCTGTGTCAATTAAGAAGTTTGAATATCCTGGATCTTTCACACAACTCGCTTTATGGTTCAATACCTTCATGTCTCAACAATATATCATTTGGGATGATGGAGGAAGATGACTTTTCTTCTTCACCTGTAGAGGTGGCGTATGCTTCCCCTAAAAGCTATTATGCTTACTTCAATGCCAGTCTCGACATGCAACCTCCTGGCATACCCAGTGGCGGATCCAGGATTTGA